In Sorghum bicolor cultivar BTx623 chromosome 10, Sorghum_bicolor_NCBIv3, whole genome shotgun sequence, one genomic interval encodes:
- the LOC110430835 gene encoding aldehyde dehydrogenase family 2 member B7, mitochondrial-like isoform X3: MARRAASSLVSRCLLARASAPAAPPAVPSALRRPDGMRGLLPGVLQRFSTAAAVEEPITPSVQVNYTKLLINGNFVDAASGKTFPTLDPRTGEVIAHVAEGDAEDINRAVAAARKAFDEGPWPKMTAYERSRILLRFADLIEKHNDELAALETWDNGKPYEQAAHIEVPMVARLMRYYAGWADKIHGLVVPADGPHHVQILHEPIGVAGQIIPWNFPLLMFAWKVGPALACGNTLVLKTAEQTPLSALYISKLLHEAGLPEGVVNVVSGFGPTAGAALASHMDVDKLAFTGSTDTGKVVLELAARSNLKTVTLELGGKSPFIIMDDADIDHAVELAHFALFFNQGQCCCAGSRTFVHERVYDEFVEKAKARALKRVVGDPFRKGVEQGPQIDDEQFNKILRYIRSGVDSGANLVTGGDRLGEKGYYIQPTIFSDVQDGMKIAQEEIFGPVQSILKFKDLNEVIKRANASPYGLAAGVFTNSLDTANTLTRALRAGTVWINCFDIFDAAIPFGGYKMSGIGREKGIDSLKNYLQVKAVVTPIKNAAWL, translated from the exons ATGGCTCGGAGGGCCGCGTCCTCGCTCGTCTCCCGCTGCCTCTTGGCCAGGGCCTCTGCCCCCGCCGCGCCACCCGCTGTCCCCTCTGCGCTGCGCAGGCCAG ATGGGATGCGCGGACTGTTGCCAGGCGTCCTTCAGAGGTTCAGCACTGCAGCAGCAGTAGAGGAGCCCATCACGCCCTCAGTCCAAGTGAACTATACAAAGCTCCTCATTAATGGCAACTTTGTTGATGCTGCATCCG GCAAGACCTTCCCAACTCTGGACCCTCGTACAGGGGAGGTGATTGCTCATGTGGCTGAGGGTGATGCAGAGGACATTAACCGTGCAGTAGCTGCTGCCCGCAAGGCTTTTGATGaagggccatggccgaagaTGACTGCCTAT GAGAGGTCCCGTATCCTACTGCGGTTTGCTGATTTGATTGAGAAGCACAATGATGAGCTTGCTGCTTTGGAGACGTGGGACAACGGAAAGCCATATGAGCAAGCAGCCCATATTGAAGTACCAATGGTGGCCCGTCTTATGCGTTACTATGCTG GTTGGGCTGATAAGATCCATGGGCTCGTTGTGCCAGCTGATGGCCCACACCATGTACAGATCTTGCATGAGCCAATCGGTGTTGCAGGTCAGATCATCCCATGGAACttccctcttctgatgtttgccTGGAAAGTTGGCCCTGCTTTGGCATGTGGAAACACTCTCGTGCTCAAGACTGCTGAGCAAACTCCTCTATCGGCTTTGTATATCTCCAAGCTGTTGCATGAG GCTGGACTACCTGAGGGTGTTGTGAATGTCGTTTCTGGTTTTGGCCCTACTGCTGGTGCTGCTCTTGCTAGTCACATGGATGTTGATAAG CTTGCATTTACGGGATCTACCGATACCGGCAAAGTTGTTCTTGAGTTGGCTGCAAGGAGCAACCTTAAGACAGTGACACTGGAGTTAGGAGGCAAGTCTCCTTTTATCATCATGGATGATGCTGACATTGACCATGCTGTTGAGCTTGCGCACTTTGCCCTGTTCTTTAACCAG GGGCAATGCTGTTGTGCTGGATCTCGCACATTTGTACATGAGCGTGTTTATGATGAGTTTGTGGAGAAAGCCAAGGCTCGTGCATTGAAGCGCGTCGTTGGTGATCCATTCAGGAAAGGTGTTGAACAGGGCCCGCAG ATTGACGACGAGCAATTCAACAAGATCTTGCGCTACATTAGGTCTGGTGTTGACAGTGGAGCTAACCTTGTGACGGGTGGTGATAGGTTGGGTGAGAAAGGTTACTACATCCAGCCAACGATTTTCTCAGATGTCCAG GATGGCATGAAGATTGCTCAGGAGGAGATATTTGGGCCTGTTCAGTCAATCCTCAAGTTCAA GGATCTCAATGAGGTTATTAAGAGGGCAAATGCGAGCCCATATGGATTGGCCGCTGGTGTGTTCACCAATAGCTTGGACACAGCCAACACCCTGACGCGTGCGCTCAGGGCTGGGACCGTCTGGATTAACTGCTTCGACATCTTCGATGCTGCAATTCCCTTTGGTGGGTACAAGATGAGCGGCATTGGGAGGGAGAAGGGCATTGACAGCCTGAAGAACTACCTGCAAGTGAAGGCAGTCGTCACCCCTATCAAGAACGCCGCGTGGTTGTAG
- the LOC110430835 gene encoding aldehyde dehydrogenase family 2 member B7, mitochondrial-like isoform X2, whose protein sequence is MASAAAATRRAAASLASRRRLSGSFPLVAAGRRAAVPSALRMPDGMRGLLPGVLQRFSTAAAVEEPITPSVQVNYTKLLINGNFVDAASGKTFPTLDPRTGEVIAHVAEGDAEDINRAVAAARKAFDEGPWPKMTAYERSRILLRFADLIEKHNDELAALETWDNGKPYEQAAHIEVPMVARLMRYYAGWADKIHGLVVPADGPHHVQILHEPIGVAGQIIPWNFPLLMFAWKVGPALACGNTLVLKTAEQTPLSALYISKLLHEAGLPEGVVNVVSGFGPTAGAALASHMDVDKLAFTGSTDTGKVVLELAARSNLKTVTLELGGKSPFIIMDDADIDHAVELAHFALFFNQGQCCCAGSRTFVHERVYDEFVEKAKARALKRVVGDPFRKGVEQGPQIDDEQFNKILRYIRSGVDSGANLVTGGDRLGEKGYYIQPTIFSDVQDGMKIAQEEIFGPVQSILKFKDLNEVIKRANASPYGLAAGVFTNSLDTANTLTRALRAGTVWINCFDIFDAAIPFGGYKMSGIGREKGIDSLKNYLQVKAVVTPIKNAAWL, encoded by the exons ATGGCTTCCGCTGCCGCTGCCACACGGAGGGCGGCCGCCTCGCTCGCCTCACGCCGCCGCCTCTCCGGGTCCTTCCCCTTGGTGGCCGCCGGGCGGCGGGCAGCTGTCCCCTCTGCTCTCCGAATGCCAG ATGGGATGCGCGGACTGTTGCCAGGCGTCCTTCAGAGGTTCAGCACTGCAGCAGCAGTAGAGGAGCCCATCACGCCCTCAGTCCAAGTGAACTATACAAAGCTCCTCATTAATGGCAACTTTGTTGATGCTGCATCCG GCAAGACCTTCCCAACTCTGGACCCTCGTACAGGGGAGGTGATTGCTCATGTGGCTGAGGGTGATGCAGAGGACATTAACCGTGCAGTAGCTGCTGCCCGCAAGGCTTTTGATGaagggccatggccgaagaTGACTGCCTAT GAGAGGTCCCGTATCCTACTGCGGTTTGCTGATTTGATTGAGAAGCACAATGATGAGCTTGCTGCTTTGGAGACGTGGGACAACGGAAAGCCATATGAGCAAGCAGCCCATATTGAAGTACCAATGGTGGCCCGTCTTATGCGTTACTATGCTG GTTGGGCTGATAAGATCCATGGGCTCGTTGTGCCAGCTGATGGCCCACACCATGTACAGATCTTGCATGAGCCAATCGGTGTTGCAGGTCAGATCATCCCATGGAACttccctcttctgatgtttgccTGGAAAGTTGGCCCTGCTTTGGCATGTGGAAACACTCTCGTGCTCAAGACTGCTGAGCAAACTCCTCTATCGGCTTTGTATATCTCCAAGCTGTTGCATGAG GCTGGACTACCTGAGGGTGTTGTGAATGTCGTTTCTGGTTTTGGCCCTACTGCTGGTGCTGCTCTTGCTAGTCACATGGATGTTGATAAG CTTGCATTTACGGGATCTACCGATACCGGCAAAGTTGTTCTTGAGTTGGCTGCAAGGAGCAACCTTAAGACAGTGACACTGGAGTTAGGAGGCAAGTCTCCTTTTATCATCATGGATGATGCTGACATTGACCATGCTGTTGAGCTTGCGCACTTTGCCCTGTTCTTTAACCAG GGGCAATGCTGTTGTGCTGGATCTCGCACATTTGTACATGAGCGTGTTTATGATGAGTTTGTGGAGAAAGCCAAGGCTCGTGCATTGAAGCGCGTCGTTGGTGATCCATTCAGGAAAGGTGTTGAACAGGGCCCGCAG ATTGACGACGAGCAATTCAACAAGATCTTGCGCTACATTAGGTCTGGTGTTGACAGTGGAGCTAACCTTGTGACGGGTGGTGATAGGTTGGGTGAGAAAGGTTACTACATCCAGCCAACGATTTTCTCAGATGTCCAG GATGGCATGAAGATTGCTCAGGAGGAGATATTTGGGCCTGTTCAGTCAATCCTCAAGTTCAA GGATCTCAATGAGGTTATTAAGAGGGCAAATGCGAGCCCATATGGATTGGCCGCTGGTGTGTTCACCAATAGCTTGGACACAGCCAACACCCTGACGCGTGCGCTCAGGGCTGGGACCGTCTGGATTAACTGCTTCGACATCTTCGATGCTGCAATTCCCTTTGGTGGGTACAAGATGAGCGGCATTGGGAGGGAGAAGGGCATTGACAGCCTGAAGAACTACCTGCAAGTGAAGGCAGTCGTCACCCCTATCAAGAACGCCGCGTGGTTGTAG
- the LOC8065787 gene encoding 7-deoxyloganetin glucosyltransferase gives MLRSTRKFHLESRKRRAIMGSLTPAEGQRRAHAVCVPFPTQGHITPMLKLAKLLHARGFHVTFVNTEFNHRRLLHTRGANALDGVPGFRFDAIPDGLPPSDADATQDIPALCNATMTKCLPHLLSLLARINNGDTDAESESSSSSPPVTCLVVDAFMSFGFDAAREIGVPVVAFLTIAACGYMGIRNFRNLIDLGLVPFKHEADLADDGHLATVVTTGAYGMCDGVQLRDFPSFIRTTDRDDAMLNFLLHVFERISLVPDAVVINTFEDLERTTLDAMRSVLPPVYPIGPVLLRERHEIPAGSPLAGLGCNLWKEQEGVLEWLAVAGRRAPRSVVYVNYGSITVMTSAQLLEFAWGLADSGYPFVWNIRPDLVRGDTAVLPPEFASAVESRALLTTWCAQEAVLRHEAVGVFLTHSGWNSTLESLCAGVPMISWPFFAEQQTNCRYKRTEWGVGMEIGGEVRRDEVAAILKEAMHGEKGREMRRRAEEWKEKAAMAALPGGPAETNLDRVIQTVLLSKNQAKNVDA, from the coding sequence ATGCTCCGGAGCACACGCAAATTTCACCTGGAAAGCCGGAAGCGCCGCGCGATCATGGGGTCACTGACGCCGGCGGAGGGCCAGCGGCGGGCGCACGCCGTGTGCGTGCCGTTCCCGACGCAGGGCCACATCACGCCCATGCTCAAGCTGGCCAAGCTCCTCCACGCGCGGGGCTTCCACGTCACCTTCGTCAACACCGAGTTCAACCACCGGCGCCTGCTCCACACGCGCGGGGCCAACGCGCTCGACGGCGTGCCGGGCTTCCGCTTCGACGCCATCCCCGACGGCCTCCCGCCCTCCGACGCCGACGCCACGCAGGACATCCCCGCGCTCTGCAACGCCACCATGACCAAGTGCCTCCCGCACCTCCTCTCCCTCCTCGCCAGGATCAACAACGGCGACACCGACGCCGAGTcggagtcgtcgtcgtcgtctccgccGGTCACCTGCCTCGTCGTGGACGCCTTCATGTCGTTCGGCTTCGACGCCGCCAGGGAGATCGGCGTCCCCGTCGTCGCGTTCCTCACCATCGCCGCCTGCGGGTACATGGGCATCCGCAACTTCCGCAACCTCATCGACCTGGGCCTCGTGCCGTTCAAGCACGAGGCGGACCTCGCCGACGACGGCCACCTCGCCACCGTGGTGACTACGGGCGCGTACGGCATGTGCGACGGCGTGCAGCTGCGGGACTTCCCCAGCTTCATCCGCACCACGGACCGCGACGACGCCATGCTCAACTTCCTCCTGCACGTGTTCGAGCGGATATCGCTCGTCCCGGACGCCGTCGTCATCAACACATTCGAGGACCTCGAGCGCACCACGCTGGACGCCATGCGCAGCGTCCTACCGCCGGTGTACCCCATCGGGCCGGTCCTCCTCCGCGAGCGCCATGAGATCCCCGCCGGCAGCCCGCTGGCGGGGCTCGGCTGCAACCTGTGGAAGGAGCAGGAAGGCGTCCTGGAGTGGCTCGCcgtcgccggccgccgcgcgccgcggTCCGTGGTGTACGTGAACTACGGCAGCATCACGGTGATGACCAGCGCGCAGCTGCTCGAGTTCGCCTGGGGCCTGGCCGACAGCGGGTACCCGTTCGTGTGGAACATCCGCCCGGACCTCGTCAGGGGCGACACCGCCGTGCTGCCGCCGGAGTTCGCGTCCGCCGTCGAGAGCCGGGCGCTGCTGACCACGTGGTGCGCGCAGGAGGCGGTGCTCCGGCACGAGGCGGTCGGGGTGTTCCTCACCCACTCCGGCTGGAACTCGACGCTGGAGAGCCTCTGCGCGGGGGTGCCGATGATCAGCTGGCCCTTCTTCGCGGAGCAGCAGACCAACTGCCGGTACAAGCGCACGGAGTGGGGCGTCGGGATGGAGATCGGCGGTGAGGTGCGGCGCGACGAGGTGGCGGCCATCTTAAAGGAGGCCATGCACGGGGAGAAGGGGCGGGAGATGCGCCGGCGCGCGGAGGAGTGGAAGGAGAAGGCCGCAATGGCCGCGCTGCCGGGTGGGCCTGCCGAGACAAACCTTGACAGGGTCATCCAAACCGTGCTGCTCTCCAAGAACCAAGCAAAAAATGTCGATGcgtga
- the LOC110430835 gene encoding aldehyde dehydrogenase family 2 member B7, mitochondrial-like isoform X1, producing the protein MASAAAATRRAAASLASRRRLSGSFPLVAAGRRAAVPSALRMPGNGMRGLLPGVLQRFSTAAAVEEPITPSVQVNYTKLLINGNFVDAASGKTFPTLDPRTGEVIAHVAEGDAEDINRAVAAARKAFDEGPWPKMTAYERSRILLRFADLIEKHNDELAALETWDNGKPYEQAAHIEVPMVARLMRYYAGWADKIHGLVVPADGPHHVQILHEPIGVAGQIIPWNFPLLMFAWKVGPALACGNTLVLKTAEQTPLSALYISKLLHEAGLPEGVVNVVSGFGPTAGAALASHMDVDKLAFTGSTDTGKVVLELAARSNLKTVTLELGGKSPFIIMDDADIDHAVELAHFALFFNQGQCCCAGSRTFVHERVYDEFVEKAKARALKRVVGDPFRKGVEQGPQIDDEQFNKILRYIRSGVDSGANLVTGGDRLGEKGYYIQPTIFSDVQDGMKIAQEEIFGPVQSILKFKDLNEVIKRANASPYGLAAGVFTNSLDTANTLTRALRAGTVWINCFDIFDAAIPFGGYKMSGIGREKGIDSLKNYLQVKAVVTPIKNAAWL; encoded by the exons ATGGCTTCCGCTGCCGCTGCCACACGGAGGGCGGCCGCCTCGCTCGCCTCACGCCGCCGCCTCTCCGGGTCCTTCCCCTTGGTGGCCGCCGGGCGGCGGGCAGCTGTCCCCTCTGCTCTCCGAATGCCAGGTA ATGGGATGCGCGGACTGTTGCCAGGCGTCCTTCAGAGGTTCAGCACTGCAGCAGCAGTAGAGGAGCCCATCACGCCCTCAGTCCAAGTGAACTATACAAAGCTCCTCATTAATGGCAACTTTGTTGATGCTGCATCCG GCAAGACCTTCCCAACTCTGGACCCTCGTACAGGGGAGGTGATTGCTCATGTGGCTGAGGGTGATGCAGAGGACATTAACCGTGCAGTAGCTGCTGCCCGCAAGGCTTTTGATGaagggccatggccgaagaTGACTGCCTAT GAGAGGTCCCGTATCCTACTGCGGTTTGCTGATTTGATTGAGAAGCACAATGATGAGCTTGCTGCTTTGGAGACGTGGGACAACGGAAAGCCATATGAGCAAGCAGCCCATATTGAAGTACCAATGGTGGCCCGTCTTATGCGTTACTATGCTG GTTGGGCTGATAAGATCCATGGGCTCGTTGTGCCAGCTGATGGCCCACACCATGTACAGATCTTGCATGAGCCAATCGGTGTTGCAGGTCAGATCATCCCATGGAACttccctcttctgatgtttgccTGGAAAGTTGGCCCTGCTTTGGCATGTGGAAACACTCTCGTGCTCAAGACTGCTGAGCAAACTCCTCTATCGGCTTTGTATATCTCCAAGCTGTTGCATGAG GCTGGACTACCTGAGGGTGTTGTGAATGTCGTTTCTGGTTTTGGCCCTACTGCTGGTGCTGCTCTTGCTAGTCACATGGATGTTGATAAG CTTGCATTTACGGGATCTACCGATACCGGCAAAGTTGTTCTTGAGTTGGCTGCAAGGAGCAACCTTAAGACAGTGACACTGGAGTTAGGAGGCAAGTCTCCTTTTATCATCATGGATGATGCTGACATTGACCATGCTGTTGAGCTTGCGCACTTTGCCCTGTTCTTTAACCAG GGGCAATGCTGTTGTGCTGGATCTCGCACATTTGTACATGAGCGTGTTTATGATGAGTTTGTGGAGAAAGCCAAGGCTCGTGCATTGAAGCGCGTCGTTGGTGATCCATTCAGGAAAGGTGTTGAACAGGGCCCGCAG ATTGACGACGAGCAATTCAACAAGATCTTGCGCTACATTAGGTCTGGTGTTGACAGTGGAGCTAACCTTGTGACGGGTGGTGATAGGTTGGGTGAGAAAGGTTACTACATCCAGCCAACGATTTTCTCAGATGTCCAG GATGGCATGAAGATTGCTCAGGAGGAGATATTTGGGCCTGTTCAGTCAATCCTCAAGTTCAA GGATCTCAATGAGGTTATTAAGAGGGCAAATGCGAGCCCATATGGATTGGCCGCTGGTGTGTTCACCAATAGCTTGGACACAGCCAACACCCTGACGCGTGCGCTCAGGGCTGGGACCGTCTGGATTAACTGCTTCGACATCTTCGATGCTGCAATTCCCTTTGGTGGGTACAAGATGAGCGGCATTGGGAGGGAGAAGGGCATTGACAGCCTGAAGAACTACCTGCAAGTGAAGGCAGTCGTCACCCCTATCAAGAACGCCGCGTGGTTGTAG